One segment of Cynocephalus volans isolate mCynVol1 chromosome 8, mCynVol1.pri, whole genome shotgun sequence DNA contains the following:
- the PRR9 gene encoding proline-rich protein 9 produces MSFSEQQCKQPCAPPPCLQKTQEQCQAKAEEVCLPPCQEPCQEKCPVQAQEVCLPQCQELNQEICPQQGQDPCPPPCVEPCQELSQTKCVEVCPQNIQEKCSLPGKGK; encoded by the coding sequence ATGTCCTTTAGCGAGCAGCAGTGCAAGCAGCCATGTGCACCCCCTCCATGTCTTCAAAAGACCCAAGAGCAGTGCCAGGCTAAGGCTGAGGAGGTGTGCCTCCCCCCATGCCAGGAACCCTGCCAAGAGAAGTGCCCTGTACAAGCTCAGGAGGTATGCCTTCCTCAGTGCCAGGAGCTAAATCAAGAAATCTGCCCACAGCAAGGCCAAGACCCATGCCCACCTCCATGTGTGGAGCCATGCCAGGAGCTATCCCAGACAAAGTGTGTGGAGGTTTGCCCACAGAACATCCAGGAGAAGTGTTCACTCCCTGGCAAGGGAAAGTAG
- the LOC134384274 gene encoding eggshell protein 1-like has product MEVEVAVVVVEVEVKVVEVVMVVVVEVTLMVAVVMVEVVVEAIGGDNDGYDRVGIAKGNGYDNSGGSGYDGGGDSGDDVGCEDDGGRRGGGGDSNGEKEWKWRGSPCDRGGNGGSGGGDEGDGAGGGGENER; this is encoded by the exons ATGGAGGtggaggtggcagtggtggtggtggaggtggaggtgaaggTGGTAGAGGtggtgatggtagtggtggtggagGTGACTCTGATGGTGGCGGTTGtaatggtggaggtggtggtggaggcaaT TGGTGGAGATAATGATGGTTATGACAGGGTTGGTATTGCTAAAGGTAATGGATATGATAATAGTGGTGGCAGTGGATATGATGGAGGTGGTGACAGTGGAGATGATGTAGGTTGTGAAGATGATGGAGGTcgcagaggtggtggtggtgatagcaACGGTGAGAAAGAGTGGAAGTGGCGTGGCAGTCCTTGTGACCGTGGTGGTAATGGTGGTAGTGGTGGAGGTGATGAAGGTGATGGAGCTGGTGGAGGCGGTGAGAATGAGCGGTAG